In Phyllobacterium zundukense, one DNA window encodes the following:
- the glpX gene encoding class II fructose-bisphosphatase: MLKTSDQNDVGLDRILTLELVRVTERAAVAAARLRGRGDEMAADQAAVDAMRQELNRLPIAGTVVIGEGERDEAPMLYIGEEVGTRNGPAVDIALDPLEGTTICAKNLPNSLAVIAIAEKGNLLYAPDVYMEKIAVGPGYPAGIINLEAPAIENIMAVAKAKGVPLNEITACIMDRPRHARLIEEVRATGAAIRLIGDGDVAGVIHTTDPDETGIDIYIGIGGAPEGVLAAAALRCIGGQMQGRLQLNSDDKIARAAKMGISDPKKIYTLEEMAKGDVLFAATGVTDGNMLSGVKFARDYIQTHTVVMRSHSQTVREIKAKHQDMTKFQ; encoded by the coding sequence ATGCTGAAAACTTCCGACCAGAATGACGTGGGCCTCGATCGTATTTTGACGCTGGAACTCGTTCGTGTAACGGAACGCGCTGCGGTGGCTGCCGCGCGTCTACGCGGCCGCGGCGACGAGATGGCAGCCGATCAGGCGGCCGTTGACGCGATGCGCCAGGAGCTCAACCGCCTGCCGATTGCCGGTACCGTCGTGATTGGCGAGGGCGAGCGCGACGAAGCGCCGATGCTCTACATTGGCGAGGAAGTTGGAACACGCAACGGACCCGCCGTCGATATCGCGCTCGATCCGCTGGAAGGCACGACCATCTGCGCCAAGAACCTGCCGAACTCGCTCGCTGTCATCGCAATTGCAGAAAAGGGCAATCTTCTCTATGCGCCCGACGTCTACATGGAAAAGATTGCGGTTGGACCGGGTTACCCTGCCGGCATCATCAACCTCGAAGCGCCTGCCATCGAGAACATCATGGCTGTGGCCAAGGCGAAGGGCGTTCCGCTCAATGAAATCACTGCCTGCATCATGGACCGTCCGCGCCATGCCCGACTCATCGAGGAAGTGCGTGCGACTGGTGCTGCTATTCGCCTGATCGGCGATGGCGACGTGGCCGGCGTCATCCATACGACCGATCCGGACGAAACCGGCATCGACATCTATATCGGCATTGGCGGTGCACCCGAGGGCGTACTGGCGGCTGCAGCGCTGCGCTGCATTGGCGGTCAGATGCAGGGACGCCTTCAGCTCAACAGCGACGACAAGATCGCCCGAGCAGCCAAGATGGGCATCAGCGATCCGAAGAAGATCTATACGTTGGAAGAAATGGCCAAGGGCGACGTGCTCTTTGCGGCGACGGGCGTTACCGATGGCAATATGCTATCCGGCGTCAAGTTCGCTCGCGACTACATCCAGA
- a CDS encoding homoserine dehydrogenase yields MSEALRVGIAGLGTVGASVLKILRDKGEMLTRQCGKEIIVTAVSARDPKRDRGVDFSSATWFDDPVAMAKSNNIDVFIELIGGDEGPARTAVEAALRSGRHVVTANKALLAKHGVSLAKIAEDKGVLLNFEAAVAGGIPVIKALRESLTGNTVSRVYGIMNGTCNYILTRMWDEGISFEDCLADAQRLGYAEADPTFDIEGNDTAHKLAILTSLAFGTQISADDIYLEGISNISLADIRAADDLGYRIKLLGVALKTDSGIEQRVHPTMVPVESVIAQVHGVTNAVAIETDLLGELLLSGPGAGGAATASAVIGDLADIAKSRPGFQHGPVFGTPAKALAPYKRARMRAHEGGYFIRLTVHDRAGVFAAIAKRMADNDISLESIVQRQSADNQPEATKTVILVTHETTEAAVKKALEGIVKDGHATDKPQMIRIERAG; encoded by the coding sequence TCATTGTCACCGCCGTCTCGGCGCGTGATCCGAAGCGGGATCGCGGCGTCGATTTCTCCTCTGCCACCTGGTTCGACGATCCGGTAGCGATGGCCAAGTCCAACAATATCGATGTTTTCATCGAACTGATCGGCGGAGATGAAGGTCCGGCGCGCACTGCCGTCGAGGCCGCTCTGAGGTCAGGCCGTCACGTCGTCACCGCCAACAAGGCGCTGCTGGCCAAGCACGGCGTTTCGCTTGCCAAGATCGCCGAAGACAAGGGCGTGCTGTTGAACTTCGAAGCGGCGGTTGCCGGTGGCATTCCCGTCATCAAGGCACTGCGCGAGTCGCTGACCGGCAACACGGTTTCGCGCGTCTACGGCATCATGAACGGCACCTGCAACTACATCCTGACGCGCATGTGGGACGAGGGCATTTCCTTCGAGGATTGCCTCGCCGACGCGCAGCGCCTTGGCTATGCCGAGGCCGATCCAACCTTCGACATCGAGGGCAATGACACGGCGCACAAGCTGGCAATCCTGACGAGCCTTGCATTCGGCACGCAGATCTCGGCGGACGATATCTATCTCGAAGGCATCAGCAATATCTCGCTCGCCGACATCAGGGCAGCCGACGACCTCGGCTACCGCATCAAGCTTCTGGGCGTGGCCCTGAAGACCGACAGCGGCATCGAACAGCGCGTGCATCCGACCATGGTGCCGGTCGAATCCGTCATCGCGCAGGTGCATGGCGTGACGAATGCCGTGGCGATCGAGACAGATCTGCTTGGCGAATTGCTGCTGTCCGGCCCCGGTGCCGGTGGTGCGGCCACAGCCTCGGCCGTCATTGGCGATCTTGCCGATATCGCAAAGAGCCGTCCTGGCTTCCAGCATGGCCCTGTTTTCGGGACGCCCGCCAAGGCGCTTGCTCCTTACAAACGCGCCAGGATGCGCGCGCATGAGGGCGGCTACTTCATACGGTTGACCGTGCATGACCGTGCCGGTGTGTTCGCCGCCATCGCCAAGCGCATGGCCGACAATGACATTTCGCTGGAATCGATCGTGCAGCGGCAGAGCGCTGACAACCAGCCTGAAGCGACCAAGACGGTGATCCTCGTGACGCACGAAACGACCGAAGCGGCCGTCAAGAAGGCGCTTGAAGGCATCGTCAAGGACGGTCACGCGACCGACAAGCCGCAGATGATCCGAATAGAACGGGCAGGCTGA